TCTAGAATTGAAAAGGATCTAATTTCAGAAATAAAATTGGTTCCATTACAAGCTAAAGTATTTCTCTTAATTACATGTCATGGAAAAATGACTCCAACAACTATTGCAGAAAAACTAAATATTTCAATTGAGGATGCTTTGAAAACTGCTAAGGAACTAATGACATTGGGTGCCTTCATAGATATTTCTGAAACTGAGTTTGAGGCAATGCATCCTAGATTTACTGCTGTAAACATGTATAGGAAATTCTGCGAACGTGAAAATATTGAATTTAAGCGAAATAAGATTGTTGACAATATAGGTGTGGTTCTAGAAAAATCATACGATGATGCAAGAACTAAATAATCCTAATGTTTTGTGAACAACATTGAGTATTGATACCGAATCCTGTAAACATCAACCAGTGTATTTTGGAGTGGTTAACATCAACATTGACGAGAGAACCATAGGTTCAGTTGATGTCTGGAGATGTGGTGTATGTAAAAAACGATTTTGTGAGGAAAAGCAGCTAGGAATTGAAGAATTAGCCGATTTGGTAGGAATGCCAAAAATAGATCCTGATGCAAAATGGGGCGTTACTGTATGTAAATTACAGCAAGGAAAATACAGATGGAAATTAGTTAGACTGAAAGAAAATTCTGAAATAAAACATGAATGTTTAGATGAAAAAATCGTCTCTCTTAAAGTAACTAATTTCAAAGTTGAAGATGATAAACACTGGAGCTTTTTAGTTGATGATAATATCAACAAAGCAGTAGAAATCTAAATGAATCTTAAAGTTCACATTAACAATGTTCATGGAAGCCAGATGGCAGCCAAAATAACTGGTACTTTTACAATCGATGCTCATTCTTTTAGATTCAATGCAATTGCATTTGGAAGAATAGGAGGTCAAAACATAGGTGCAAAAATTTCCAAAGTTACAGAAAAGGAATTAGAAAAATTAGGATATAATGTTGATGAAGTGATAAATTCATTACAGCTGAACCTTCTTCAAGGAGATCTTACGTTACCTGAGGGTTTGAAAAGAGAGTCTTTTGTTGATGACTAGAATTCAGCTTCTTCCAAAGCCTTAGAACAAGAACAACTTCTTGTTTTTGGAATTTGATTAATTAAATCTGTTAGAATTTTTTTTGTTCGCTCTACGTTTTTTGATAACGTTTCTAAGACTTCTTTAGCTGTTACTGGTTTTTCTGCCCATACATCATAATCTGTAACTGTTGAAATTGATGCATAGCACATCTGAGCTTCTCTTGCAAGCTGACATTCTGGAACTAACGTCATGCCAATAATACCTGCTCCTGTGCTTCTGTAGAATTTTGATTCGGCCTTGGTGGAAAATCTTGGTCCTTCAATGCAAACATATGTGCAATCTTGATGAATTGGGAAGTTTTTTTCCTTTATCACTTTAAGAATTGATGATTGTAATTCAGGACAAAATGGATCTGCTACTGAAATGTGGATAACCCTTCCAAATTCTGAAAAGGAACCATTTCTTGATTTTGTGAAATCCAAGAACTGTGTAGGTAATGCAAAATGACCTGGCTCTATCTCTTCTTTCAAACTTCCAACTGCAGAAGGTGCAATTATTCTAGTTACTCCTAATTCTTTGAATGCCCAAATATTGGCTCTATAGTTTATCATGTGGGGGGGAATTGTATGTTTTTTTCCATGTCTTGGTAAAAATGCAATCTTTCTTCCCTTGAAAATTCCTACTGTAATTGAATCTGATGGTTTTCCATATGGAGTGTCTATTGTAACTTCTTGTGGATTTTCAAGTATTCCTGAATCATAAATTCCCGTTCCTCCAAAAATTCCGATCTCTACATCTTTTTCCATGTTAATACTTGACCAATGATTTACAATTGTATTGACTGATTCCTTTAATTCCGTTTAATTCTGTTAATTCAATTATGAATGCAAATCCTGTAACTTTTCCACCAACTTTCTCTATTAATTTTGCCGAAGCTTTTGCAGTTCCTCCTGTAGCAAGCAAGTCATCACAAATTAGGATCTTCTGTCCTTTGCTGATTATGTCTTTTTGAATTTCAATTGTATCTTGACCGTATTCTATTTTGTATGATAGTTTGCTCGTCTTACCTGGTAATTTTCCTGCTTTTCTAATCATTACCATTCCTTTATTGTATCTGGTAGCTAATACACATGCCAGTAAGAATCCTCTTGATTCTATACCTGCAAACAAATCAATATCTTTTGGATGGAAATGCTTTGTAAATTCATCTGCAATAAATGATAATGCTGATGGATCTTTCAAAAGTGGACTAAAATCTCTAAATAATATTCCTTTTTTAGGAAAATTTGGAAATTCAGATATTTTTTCTTTAAGATTCATGTATTGAATTTAAAATAGGTGGAATAAAATTGTTTGAAGTTATTTTACAGTAAATGTTGTTTCAGCAGTATTGTGAGCATCCTTTACTTTGATGGTATATGTTCCTGGTATTGTGCCTTTTGGAATAAACCATGGTTGTTTAATTTCGCCTTCTTTATTAGATGGGAATGATAATGTTTCCATTTTTTCACCATCCGAATTTAGGATTGTCATTTCTACTGTTTGTTCTGCATTTATTACTTTGATGTTGATACTTTTTCCATATCCTGAAATTTCTATACCTTCTTCTACTGTGACTACAAGTCCTTCTTCTTTAGAAGTTATCACCTCAATCTCAATATTGTCAAAATTTGAGCCGCTTTTTGCATTAACTTTCCATATGCCTGGTTCTGCTAATGATGGTAATCTTAAACTGTCATCTGCAATCTTTCCATTCTTATCTGAAAATATTTCCTTTGTTTTCCATACTGTTCCGTCAGGATCACTTAGTGTGAGTGTTAAAAGTGAATTTTCTTTTGTATCTCCCAAAATTAAAATTGGTTCTCCTGGTCGATAATCTAATTTTGTGCTACCAATTTTAATTGCACCAGAACCTGTTTGTAATCCTACTGTGAATACCTCGGAACTTTTAGAAGCGCCTTTGTTGATAATAGCAGTGTATGCTCCAGAAGCATATCCGCTTAGTCCTAATTCATATGTCTTTTTTCCATCTTGACCTAATGTGATGGACACAGTATTTTTATTGTCTGTAATTATTTTTGGCTTATCTGATGGATCAACAATTAACATAGTTAGTTTATCTGAAGGTTTTCCAGTTAGTGATATCTTTGCAGTTTCTGTTGATTTATAATTTAATTTATCAAATTCAATGTTAATTGGTATTGATGGGATCTCTCCCAATCCTGCGTAAATAAATTCCCTTTTTCCATCCTGTTCTGCAATTAATGTCCATGTGCCTTCTTTGTCTACATTTGCTATTGTTGGATATTCAAATTCAACATTTCCTGTCTCATCTATCTCAATGATGTCTGAAGTTTTTTCATTTCCGAGTGGATCTTCTAAAATTAACTCTAATGATTTATTTGGTAATGCGGTACCGTTAAACTTTATCGTCTCTCCAGGATTAAATTTCAAGGTTATTGGTTTTATGAGAATTACTTTTGATGTTTCTAACATCCACGTAGTTGTAATCTCTCCTCTGCCATCTGAAATAACAGCACTATATCTTCCAAATGGTGCATCTAAAGGAACAATGATTGGTTCTGCTACCTTCCAATTACCTTTAGCATCTGCTTTTGCCGTTCTTGTGTTGATAATCTTTCCATTGGGATCTTTAATCGATGCCGTGATTCCACTGTTAGGTTGTGCAGTACCTGAAACTTCGATAAAATCTGTTCTGTGTATGATCTCTGGTATGCCGCTAATTGTAAGTTTAATATCGTTTGATTTTGGAATTCGATTGTTTGGTTCTTCTAATCTTAAACTGATGCTTTTTTCTTGATTATTTTTATCTTTGATTATGAAATCTACTCTGTCTGCATCAATATTTTCTGGAATTTTTACCGTAGTGATAAAATAACCTGCATCATTTGTGACAAAGCTAGAAATTTTATTAGAATTTATAAAAAAATCTAATTCTTGTGCTGCTCCAAAATTATCTCCAGTTACTCTTATAGTTGAACCTACATTTGGTTTTTCTGGAATAATTCTAAAAGCTGAATTTGCTAAAATTCCTCCCTCTGAAACGGTTGTTTTTGATTCTGGTTTAGAATTTGTTACTGGGTTTGGTAATTTACTTGCAATTGTCTGTCCAATTTCTATTTGTTGTTCGCTTTTATCTAATGCTTTCCAATTAACTCCTGAAGATGTTTTATCTGTTTTAACTCCAATTTTTATTGATTCACCTGGTTTGATCACTTCAGAAGATGAAGTAAATATTATGACTCCTTGAGGAGTTTTTTCACCGATCCATCCATTTTCTGTTTTAAATGATTTAAAATTATTATCACTACCTAACCAAATTCTAAATGAGCTTACATCATCATTTCCAGTATTTGTAAATTCTATAATCGTAGTTTCTTCAAATGAAAAACTTTTTGCACTTACAGATCCTTCGGCATATGCGTAAATTGGAATGATCATTGCTACGGTTAAGCATAAGATTAGAGAAAGGAAAATTCCTCTCATAGAGGATTTACTCATATGTATAATCTGCTTCATGTCTCAATTAAACCTTAAAGGATATTTTACTGCTTTTGTATTTGTCGATAGAGTATTCTTCATCAGTAAACTTCTTTAATCTTAATTTCTTGCTCTCTGAAATTTGGCTAAATCTGCCTTTGTAGTGACGTTTTGATATTGTCTGATTCTTTCAGCAATTAATCTATACAAAGTTCTAAATTGGTCTTTGGTCTTATCTGATAAGAAATCAGTCTCTTCTAAGGTAATTTTTTCACAAATATATCTAGTAATTTCTTCATTATCGAATTGGCCCCAATCATCATCATTATGCTCTTCCCAAATTTTTCTTAAATTCTCTAAAACGCCTTTCTTTCCCTTCGAAGAAACATCAAGTGGTTTAAGATTTGAATACCCTTCTTTTCTCAATCTAATCTCATAAGTTTGATTTACTGCATGAAGATAGTCTTCTAGAACAATATAATCTTCAATTGATTCCAAATTCTTACCATCTCTCTCAAAAAATATTGTCTGTATTGGTGAAAAATCATTTGATGATAACTGAGCTGAAATCTGTTTAGATTCATCTGAATCATCCAATAAAATAAATGTCCTATATCCATGATTTCTGTAAAATATTGCTAGAGGTAATACTGAATTTTTATTATAAGCAGCTACTACATTAAGTGGATTCATTGATATGTTTGGATCCTGTAAAAATTTATCAAAAGCATTGAGGTACATTGCATCTGACATTGTCTCAACAATAATTACTGGTCTTGAGTTAGTTCCCATTTCTCTATCTACAATAGATTCAACTAGCCCTCTTGATAATCCATATAAAATAGGGGTTAATGTTTTATCATCAGCATTCCAGTAATCATAAAAAATTTTGCTAAGGTGTTTTCTTTTATCTAATTCTACTACCAACAAGTTTCCTGGAGTATAATCAAAAATCATAAATGGTGAATGTGTTGCATACAAAACCTGATTTGAGCCTGCAAGGTTCTTTAACAAATCTGAAATTCCCCTTTGTTGAGTAGGATGAAGATTTCTTGCTGGCTCATCGAGAAGTAATATTGCTTCTTTAAGTTCTGCTCTCTGTGTTTCTGCTGCAAAGTTTACAATAAAAGAAAACGTCCATTTGAAACCTTCCGCTCGTCTATTTAGCAGTCCTGTATTGGTAACTGTTCCATCACGATGAATGTCTGAAATTACTACACTCATGATATTTCCTGGATTGTATCTTAATTCAACATGTATTGGATCGCCTTTCCATGCTGGATTTAATTTCTTAGTTAATCTATTACTTGCTGTATTCAATAATTTGATACATTTTGATGGGGTTTCTTTTACTTCATCTAATGCTTTAATGTCTAATTCTGCCAAATAGAAAAGATTTCTTACCGTTTCAGCCTTGTCAAATTCTTCAATAAATTCTATTGAGCTTGCTCTGACTCCTTTTTCTTCTCTAAGATATTCATTGAGATTGATATTGCCATAGATCTTTTTGTAATCTGAAAAATAAACGAATCGAGGATGTAATTCAGAGGCAATGAAATTCTCTAAAGCTGATTTTTCGCTACTACCGCTAAGAAGTTTATGATACTGATTTTCTGGATTATTGTATATTTTTTGCCATTCTTCTATTACTTTAGACTCTTGAACAGCTATTACATGAAATTGATTGCTAAATTCAGCCATTCCACTATTGAATATCTGCTGATTTTTTGGTGGAGGACCATCAAATAATTCAGTGTTGATTTGAATTTTAAGATGATTTGGTATTGTATCTAAGAAATTCTTAATCTGCCTTGAAAAATTCTCCCAAGAATTTATTTCATTATTTCGCTCATCACTAATTTGAATATCTTCAAACTCATATTGAACTCTAGGTATTTTATTTGTTCTAAATAATTTTATTTTTCTTATATCTGGTAAACCTGGAAACGCTTCTTTGATTAATTTAATCTCGTTTGAACTTAATTCAAATTCTCCTTCAGCTAGTGTAACTTCTCCTTTCAACTCTTCTGATAATTCATCACAAAGATCTAAATCTGAAATTTTTTCATCTTTATTTAATAATGTTAATGCTTGTAGAATTGTTGTCTTCCCACTTTCATTTCTTCCAACAAATGCTGCTAAATCCCCAACAGTAATTTCGCCAGAATCATGAATGCAACGATATGCTCTAACTCTAAATTTTCTAAGTCGCATCTAGCAATATTTAGTCGGGTCCGATTTAACTCATTCGTCAAATTCATCATGCGTATTGGAATTTTGCTAAATAGATATAAGGGATTTACAGGTGAAAAACAAAATGGCAACAAGTTTAGTATATGTTGTATTTGTTTTGCCCATTGTACTGTCAATTGCTTTTGGTACTATTGTTTTGGCTGATGTTCTTCAATCACCTGATCGTGAACTTAACATGTGGCCCATGGGCAATTCTGGAATCATGAAAAATGATGAAGATATATCAATTATCGGATTAGAAAATCAATATTCTATTTCATCCCCTATTCAAATTCAAATAAAGGTTGATGATTCTCAATTTGACTGTGGAGATCTGTATGTTACTGTTTATTCTGGAAAACATACTGTAGTTACACAAAATGGATTTTTGCAACAATGTTTTGATGAAAACAACTCTCTTTTGCCTATCAATGATGATTTCTCTGTAATAATAGATAAACCTGGACAGTATGATCTAGTCGTGAAAATGACCGATCAGAATCAAAAGAGTAGTATAACCGCAAGTGGAAAATTTACCATTAAATAGGAATGAATTATTGTATGATTAGGAGTTATATTAAAAATTAAGGTGATTTGATGGCAAAAAAACAAGATAAATCATCTGATGTTCCTTTAAAAAAAGAAGCAGCACCTAAAGAAAAGAAACCAGCAAAAAGAGAAGCAGCACCTAAAGAAAAGAAACCAGCAAAAAAAGAAGCAGCACCTAAAGAAAAGAAACCAGCAAAAAAAGAAGCAGCACCTAAAGAAAAGAAACCAGCAAAAAGAGAAGCAGCACCTAAACCAAAAAAACTTACTAAGAAAGAATTAGAAGAAATTAAAAAAGAGGCTGAAAAAACATTAGAAGAAGAATTAGAAGAACAACTTACCGATGAAGAGATTGAAAATTTCCAAATTGAAAAAGTTGACATGGAGAGACTCACAAATAAGATATGTGATGTTTTAGCTGAGCGTGAATCTAGTGGAATGTTTCAAAGTGAACTTTGGAAAAAATTAAAGCTAACTAGTAGAGATGGTTCTCGACTTGCATTAAAGTTAGAAAGAATGGGAACTATTTACCGAGAAAAAATTCTCGATAAAGGTCGTTGGACGTATAAATTAATTCTAAAGAAAACTCCTATCAGTACCCTATCAATTGAGAATGCTCCATGTCTTGTTTGTCCAGTTGAACAAAAATGTTCACTTGAAGGAGAAATAAGCCCGCGTAATTGTCAGTTCATTGAAGACTGGGTACTATCAGAGATGAAAAAACCTACGAAAGCCAAATGAAGTTAATAGACGCACGTCGAGATCAATACAGAAAATTAGCGCATGAACAAGGTTATCGAAGTAGAGCTGCATACAAACTCAAACAACTAAATCAATCTTATCGAATCATTGGACCTGGATTTTATGTTCTTGATTTGGGATGTGCTCCTGGAGGATGGACTCAAATGGCAGTAAAACTTGCTGGAAACAAAGGTAAGGTAATGGGTATTGATACTTCATATGTTGAGGAAATACCTGGGGCTCATATAATTAGAGAAAATATTGAAAATGAATTTGTAGTTGACGAAATTATGTCTTATTTTGAAAGAAAGGTTAATGCAGTGATATGTGATCTTTCTCCACAAGTAACTGGGAATTGGTCTGTTGATCATGCAATACAAATTTCGCTAAACTATGAATGTACAAAAATTATGGATAAGGTTCTAATGCATAAAGGTAATGCTATTTTCAAAGTTTTTGATGGAGAATATTCTATGGAATTTAAAGACTATATTAAAAAGAAATTTGCTAGAATAAATCTTACAAAACCTGAAGCCAGTAGAAAACAAAGCAGTGAGTTGTATTATGTCTGCTTGGGATTTACTGGCTGATTTGAAAAAACACTGATTATTTCATTTATGTTTGCATTTGTTCTAAATCCGGTAGGACTAAACGATGTACGTGTAGCTTGATATCCATTCTTCTGTAAATTTATAATCGCATCTTCTAATTTTGGAGGAGAAGCTTTCATTTTAGATGCAATTTCATCTAGTGTGAAATAGGTTCCAGACATTTCAGATTCTACTAAACATTTTTGTAATGTTTTTTCACAAATTTTTCCCACTGATAATTCTGGTAGTTTTAAAATCATATCATTTACAAATTCCTTATCAAAAATTCTATCTATCCATAAAGGTCCACCAATATTTAATTTTGACTTACACAATTCACATTCATTAATTTGTTCTAATGCTATTTTTCTATGTCCACAACTTTTACAATGTATGATATACCCAATATTTTCTTTTTGATCCTGTCGAATAAGTACTCGCACATAAGTTCTGTAATAGTGCATATTGCTTTCTGCAAATATTGGAACAATCTCAACACCTATTCTTCCTGCAACCATTCTGAGACATCCTAGAATCAGCCTAATTGCCATCTCATTACCATATTCTACTCTTATTGGCACTCCACCGTATTTTCTCTTACATGCGCTTTGGTAGAGTCCATTTAAAACCTGAAGATCTGTTGCTGTTATGGAAAGAATTCCTCCATGCATAGTAGCTCTAAGACAGCAATCAAAAAATTGTGATGGTGAGCCGAATGGATCTACATCTACAATTGAACCTCTCTGACCTTTTGTGGAATATTTACTAAGAAATCTACATACTTCCATTTCTGAGTATTCGATATTCTTTAAATTGTTTAATCGTGCAGAGTATTCTGCTAATTTTAATGCAGTTGGATTTAGATCATTAATTATTACTTTATCTATTTGTAATTCATTTGCAACCCGTAATCCTCTAACTCCCAGACCTGATAATCCCTCTAAAAATATTTTTGGACCTTTAAATTTTTTTAGAAATGCTCCATATGCAATTATTGAGAAATCTCTACTTACTCTTGCTTTTGGATTAAAAAATGCTGGTTCTTTAGGTGGAACTTTATCGGTCATTGATTTTTTTGGAACAATAATTTTTGTTTGTCCTTCTATTATCTCTTGTAAAGTTTCCTCCGGAATTTGCAATTCTTAATCTGTATTTCATTTACCTATAACGGTTTAATACATGTGTTTTAAGACAGAATCAATGCTGATTTGTGGAGTTGATGATGCTGGACGCGGTTCTATGCTTGGTCCTCTTGTAATCGCTGGCATCATTATATCAAAAAAAGATATTCCTAAACTATCCAAGTTAGGTGTCAAAGATTCAAAGCAATTAACTCCAAAATCTCGAGAAGAACTTTATAAAAAAATAATTGCATTAGTTGATAATTACTACGTAGCGAAAATTTCTCCAAAGATAATCGATGCTAGTGTGACCAAACACAATCTAAATCATTTAGAGGCTAAATATATGGCAAAAGTCATTTCAAAATTAAATCCTGATGCCTCATATGTTGATTCGTGTGATGTAAATCCAAAAAGATTTGGAAAAGAAATAGCAAAATTATCTAAAAATAAAAAAATTCGTTCATATCATCATGCTGATAGTAGGTTTATTGTTGTATCAGCTGCATCAATAATCGCTAAAGTTACTAGAGATAAGGCTATACTAAAACTCAGAAAAGATTATGATTTAGGAAGTGGATATCCATCTGATTCTAAAACAATTGATTTTGTTGCATCTTATTATAAGATCAATCAAGTACTGCCTATTTTTGTGCGTAAAAGTTGGAAACCTACTCAACAAATATTGAATAAAAAATCACTTTAGAAATTTTGCAATTACCATTGCATGATCTTTATCATAAGGATGAAGATCTATTACTTGTAGAATCTCAAAATGAACTTCCATTCTTTGTATCTCTTCTTCAACAATTCTTTTTGGAGATTTTGTTACATCTATACTTCTGGTTTTTATTACTAAAAAGAAATATCCATCTTTCTTAAGATACATTTTACAGTTTTCTATAGCTATGTTTGTTTGATCAGGTTGTGCAATGTCTACATAAACTACATCGACTTTTCCAAATACTGAAAAATACTCTTTTGGTTTTCTTGCGTCTTGTAAAATTGGAATTATATTTGCTCTATGTGATGCAACTCTGTCTAAGAAATCTCGAGCTACTCTACTAGCATGTTCAACTCCAAAAATTATTCCTGATGGTCCAACAATATCTGAAATATGACTAACTGTTGTACCCGTTGATACTCCAAGATACAATATAGATGATTTATTTTTAAATGGAAATATTTCTAATCCATTCATTATTGCAGCAGCTAATTTGCTTCTAAAAGGATCCCATAATCTATACTCTGTACCTTTTTTTGTAATTAATTTTTCATTATATACTTGATTACCTATGACTAAATTTTCAGTAGCTAGTTTTTTTTCACCATCTGAATTTATCCAAAAAAATTCAAAATTATCTTCTTTCAAACTTGGATCTCTTTTTATTTTTATTTGATTTTGAATCTGTTCTTTCTCTATAATTTTTATTTTCTCTTCTAGAATCACTTCCCTCTCTTCTTCTGAAATCTCCACCTTCTCTGAATAATTCAGGTTGTCTGGTTTCTCTTTCAGTAGGAGTTTCGTATTTTTTACTAATCTCGTTTACTCTGATGTTTAGTTTTTCTAATAATGTTTTATTGATGCCTTCTCCATAAACATCAACTCTAGCAGCTATCACAGCCTTTGCAGCGATTGCTCTGGCAATTTTTCCTCTTTGCCATCTGGGTGCTGCGTGAACCATAGCATGTTGGAACAATAATCCGTGTTTTGGTGGCTGAGCGCCTGTCTTTAATGATCTAAACAATGCTTTTTCCGCACCAATTATTTGAATAGTACTTGCTGGCATGGATGCTAATTTCTTTAGGCTTCCTGCTTTTCCTAATATTCTAGCACCTACGGCAGCTCCAAGGATTGCTGAAAGATTTGGTGCAACAGTTTGCATTTCTAGCTCTACATGCGCTTCTAATTTTTTTCGTAAGTCATGGAAATCCAGAATTTGTTTCGCAATTGATTGCACAATTGCTAAATTGATATCTGAAATATCTCCTCCTCTACTTTTTGATGCAAGCAAAGCAATCATGTCTGCTTTTGAATCTGGAAATCCTGCTTCTTCATACACTTTTTTTGTTAATGATTCTCGCTTTCCAGCCAAAACAATTTGAGAATATCCATTAATGCTATCAATAATGTTGTCCAGTTCTGGAAAATGCAAACCATACCACTCTCGTAATCTTGAGCTAAGTCCATTTGCAATTTTATCAATCTCATCTAAAGAATTTATTGCTTGAATTATGTGAAGATCTGGACTCTCAGAAACTTCTGTAACCTTTGATGATGACAATCCCATTGCAAATTCTCTTAGCTTTGACAATGCTTCTGAAATGTTTTTTGCAAATCCTGAATCAATAATAATTTGTGGTTTTGTGGACTGAATTTCTTCTAATTCTGATTCTTCCATCATTTGTGCATCTATGGAACTTTTTTTCAGTAATGTCATCAATGATTCATCGCTAACTGAAATGCCTCTTTGAAGAGGACCAAGATAATTCACAAGTTCATTTAATTTTGATTCCTTTTTTTTCACAGAAATATAATCTCGAACTGCATCTTTGAAAGAAAATGCTTTTTCGAGTTTCTTATCTTTAAAAACTACGATTCCAAATTCTGTTAAGATTACAGAATACATGAATAGTTAATTTCAGGTCTCCTTTTAAAAAGGTACTAAAAACACAGTGAATCAACTATTATATTCGAAACTACGTACATGATTCAAAGTGGAACCCAGCCTGGTTACTTCTATAGGAAAAATTCAGCTAGAAAGACCTGTAATGCTGGCCTCTGGAATATTGGGTATTTCATTAGATGTCTTTAATCGACTTTATCGTTCAGGTGCCGGGGCAGTCGTAAGTAAATCACTTAGTACAGAGCCATGGGATGGATATCCAAATCCTACAATATTTGGAGTAAATGGTGGTGGATGGATAAATGCAGTAGGATTGTCAAATCCAGGTGCTCCAAATTTTGCTAAAATGATAGAATCTAACAAAGATGTTCCAATAATTATCAGTCTTGTAGGCTCTATTCCTGAAGATTTTTCAACAATGGTTGAACAGTTTAAAAATTCTAAAGTTATTGCATATGAATTGAATTTATCATGTCCTCATGTTGCCAAAGTTGGATTAGAAGTAGGTGATGATCCTGAGTTAGTCAAAAAAATTGTTAGTACTATAAAAAATTCTACCAATGTACCAGTAATTGCTAAGGTAGGACTGGGAACAACTCACTATCTTAATACTGTAAATGCTGCAATTGATTCTGGCATTGATGCAATAACTGCAATTAATACCATACGATCTATTGCAATTGATGTTGAAACACAAAGACCAATTCTCAGTAATAAATTTGGTGGACTTTCTGGTACTCCGATTAAACCCATTGCCTTACGATGTGTTTATGAAATCTCTTCAAAATATGATATTCCTATAATTGGATGTGGTGGAATATCTACATGGGAAGATGCGATTGAATTTATTTTGGCAGGTGCATCTGCAATTCAAATAGGAAGTGCAATTGGTGATAATTGGATACATGTTTTTGATGATATTAACAAAGGAATGCTTCAATATATGAAAAGAAAAGGATATTCAAAAATAGATGAGATGATAGGACTTGCAAAGAAATCTTAATCATACAAAAATTTGTGTAATTGAAAAAGTAATTGATGAAACACCTACTGTTAGAACTCTGATTTTTTCTGATGATGTAATGTCAAGTGT
The DNA window shown above is from Nitrosarchaeum sp. and carries:
- a CDS encoding biofilm-associated protein, with protein sequence MSKSSMRGIFLSLILCLTVAMIIPIYAYAEGSVSAKSFSFEETTIIEFTNTGNDDVSSFRIWLGSDNNFKSFKTENGWIGEKTPQGVIIFTSSSEVIKPGESIKIGVKTDKTSSGVNWKALDKSEQQIEIGQTIASKLPNPVTNSKPESKTTVSEGGILANSAFRIIPEKPNVGSTIRVTGDNFGAAQELDFFINSNKISSFVTNDAGYFITTVKIPENIDADRVDFIIKDKNNQEKSISLRLEEPNNRIPKSNDIKLTISGIPEIIHRTDFIEVSGTAQPNSGITASIKDPNGKIINTRTAKADAKGNWKVAEPIIVPLDAPFGRYSAVISDGRGEITTTWMLETSKVILIKPITLKFNPGETIKFNGTALPNKSLELILEDPLGNEKTSDIIEIDETGNVEFEYPTIANVDKEGTWTLIAEQDGKREFIYAGLGEIPSIPINIEFDKLNYKSTETAKISLTGKPSDKLTMLIVDPSDKPKIITDNKNTVSITLGQDGKKTYELGLSGYASGAYTAIINKGASKSSEVFTVGLQTGSGAIKIGSTKLDYRPGEPILILGDTKENSLLTLTLSDPDGTVWKTKEIFSDKNGKIADDSLRLPSLAEPGIWKVNAKSGSNFDNIEIEVITSKEEGLVVTVEEGIEISGYGKSINIKVINAEQTVEMTILNSDGEKMETLSFPSNKEGEIKQPWFIPKGTIPGTYTIKVKDAHNTAETTFTVK
- a CDS encoding adenine phosphoribosyltransferase, whose amino-acid sequence is MNLKEKISEFPNFPKKGILFRDFSPLLKDPSALSFIADEFTKHFHPKDIDLFAGIESRGFLLACVLATRYNKGMVMIRKAGKLPGKTSKLSYKIEYGQDTIEIQKDIISKGQKILICDDLLATGGTAKASAKLIEKVGGKVTGFAFIIELTELNGIKGISQYNCKSLVKY
- a CDS encoding helix-turn-helix transcriptional regulator, with product MAKKQDKSSDVPLKKEAAPKEKKPAKREAAPKEKKPAKKEAAPKEKKPAKKEAAPKEKKPAKREAAPKPKKLTKKELEEIKKEAEKTLEEELEEQLTDEEIENFQIEKVDMERLTNKICDVLAERESSGMFQSELWKKLKLTSRDGSRLALKLERMGTIYREKILDKGRWTYKLILKKTPISTLSIENAPCLVCPVEQKCSLEGEISPRNCQFIEDWVLSEMKKPTKAK
- a CDS encoding S-methyl-5'-thioadenosine phosphorylase; translation: MEKDVEIGIFGGTGIYDSGILENPQEVTIDTPYGKPSDSITVGIFKGRKIAFLPRHGKKHTIPPHMINYRANIWAFKELGVTRIIAPSAVGSLKEEIEPGHFALPTQFLDFTKSRNGSFSEFGRVIHISVADPFCPELQSSILKVIKEKNFPIHQDCTYVCIEGPRFSTKAESKFYRSTGAGIIGMTLVPECQLAREAQMCYASISTVTDYDVWAEKPVTAKEVLETLSKNVERTKKILTDLINQIPKTRSCSCSKALEEAEF
- a CDS encoding RlmE family RNA methyltransferase, with product MKLIDARRDQYRKLAHEQGYRSRAAYKLKQLNQSYRIIGPGFYVLDLGCAPGGWTQMAVKLAGNKGKVMGIDTSYVEEIPGAHIIRENIENEFVVDEIMSYFERKVNAVICDLSPQVTGNWSVDHAIQISLNYECTKIMDKVLMHKGNAIFKVFDGEYSMEFKDYIKKKFARINLTKPEASRKQSSELYYVCLGFTG
- a CDS encoding AAA family ATPase; amino-acid sequence: MRLRKFRVRAYRCIHDSGEITVGDLAAFVGRNESGKTTILQALTLLNKDEKISDLDLCDELSEELKGEVTLAEGEFELSSNEIKLIKEAFPGLPDIRKIKLFRTNKIPRVQYEFEDIQISDERNNEINSWENFSRQIKNFLDTIPNHLKIQINTELFDGPPPKNQQIFNSGMAEFSNQFHVIAVQESKVIEEWQKIYNNPENQYHKLLSGSSEKSALENFIASELHPRFVYFSDYKKIYGNINLNEYLREEKGVRASSIEFIEEFDKAETVRNLFYLAELDIKALDEVKETPSKCIKLLNTASNRLTKKLNPAWKGDPIHVELRYNPGNIMSVVISDIHRDGTVTNTGLLNRRAEGFKWTFSFIVNFAAETQRAELKEAILLLDEPARNLHPTQQRGISDLLKNLAGSNQVLYATHSPFMIFDYTPGNLLVVELDKRKHLSKIFYDYWNADDKTLTPILYGLSRGLVESIVDREMGTNSRPVIIVETMSDAMYLNAFDKFLQDPNISMNPLNVVAAYNKNSVLPLAIFYRNHGYRTFILLDDSDESKQISAQLSSNDFSPIQTIFFERDGKNLESIEDYIVLEDYLHAVNQTYEIRLRKEGYSNLKPLDVSSKGKKGVLENLRKIWEEHNDDDWGQFDNEEITRYICEKITLEETDFLSDKTKDQFRTLYRLIAERIRQYQNVTTKADLAKFQRARN